Proteins co-encoded in one Eschrichtius robustus isolate mEscRob2 chromosome 8, mEscRob2.pri, whole genome shotgun sequence genomic window:
- the CHRM2 gene encoding muscarinic acetylcholine receptor M2 codes for MNNSTNSSNNGLALTSPYKTFEVVFIVLVAGSLSLVTIIGNILVMVSIKVNRHLQTVNNYFLFSLACADLIIGVFSMNLYTLYTVIGYWPLGPVVCDLWLALDYVVSNASVMNLLIISFDRYFCVTKPLTYPVKRTTKMAGMMIAAAWVLSFILWAPAILFWQFIVGVRTVEDGECYIQFFSNAAVTFGTAIAAFYLPVIIMTVLYWHISRASKSRIKKDKKEPVANQDPVSPSLVQGRIVKPNNNNMPGSDDGLEHNKIQNGKAPRDAVTENCVQGEEKESSNDSTSVSAVASNMRDDEITQDENTVSTSLGHSKDENSKQTCIKIVTKTQKGDSYTPTNTTVELVGSSGQNGNEKQNIVARKIVKMTKQPAKKKPPPSREKKVTRTILAILLAFIITWAPYNVMVLINTFCAPCIPNTVWTIGYWLCYINSTINPACYALCNATFKKTFKHLLMCHYKNIGATR; via the coding sequence ATGAATAACTCAACAAACTCCTCTAACAATGGCCTGGCTCTGACCAGTCCTTATAAGACATTTGAAGTGGTTTTTATTGTCCTTGTGGCTGGGTCCCTCAGTTTGGTGACCATTATTGGGAACATCCTGGTCATGGTCTCCATTAAAGTTAATCGCCACCTCCAGACCGTCAACAATTACTTTTTGTTCAGCTTGGCCTGTGCTGACCTCATCattggtgttttctccatgaactTGTACACCCTTTACACTGTGATTGGCTACTGGCCTTTGGGTCCTGTGGTGTGTGACCTTTGGCTAGCCCTGGACTACGTGGTCAGCAATGCCTCAGTAATGAATCTGCTCATCATCAGCTTTGACAGATACTTCTGTGTCACAAAACCACTCACCTATCCCGTCAAGCGGACCACAAAAATGGCAGGTATGATGATTGCAGCTGCCTGGGTTCTCTCCTTTATCCTCTGGGCTCCGGCCATTCTCTTCTGGCAGTTCATTGTAGGGGTGAGAACTGTGGAGGATGGGGAATGCTACATTCAGTTTTTTTCCAATGCTGCTGTCACCTTTGGCACTGCCATTGCAGCTTTCTATTTGCCTGTGATCATCATGACTGTGTTATACTGGCACATATCCCGAGCCAGtaagagcaggataaagaaggACAAAAAGGAGCCTGTGGCCAACCAAGATCCAGTTTCTCCAAGTCTGGTACAAGGAAGGATAGTGaagccaaacaacaacaacatgccTGGCAGTGATGATGGCCTGGAGCACAACAAAATCCAGAACGGCAAAGCTCCCAGAGATGCTGTGACTGAAAACTGTGTCCagggggaggaaaaggagagcTCCAATGATTCCACCTCAGTCAGTGCTGTCGCCTCTAATATGAGAGATGATGAAATAACCCAGGATGAAAACACAGTTTCCACTTCCCTGGGCCATTCCAAAGATGAGAACTCAAAGCAAACATGCATCAAAATTGTCACCAAGACCCAAAAAGGTGACTCATATACCCCAACTAATACCACCGTGGAGCTAGTTGGTTCTTCAGGTcagaatggaaatgaaaaacagaacattGTTGCTCGCAAGATTGTAAAGATGACCAAGCAGCCCGCAAAAAAGAAGCCTCCTCCTTCCCGGGAAAAGAAAGTGACCAGGACAATCTTGGCCATTCTGTTGGCTTTCATCATCACTTGGGCCCCATACAATGTCATGGTGCTCATTAACACCTTCTGTGCACCCTGCATCCCCAACACAGTGTGGACAATTGGTTATTGGCTCTGTTACATCAACAGCACTATCAACCCTGCCTGCTATGCACTTTGTAATGCCACCTTCAAGAAGACCTTTAAACACCTTCTCATGTGTCATTATAAGAACATAGGCGCCACAAGGTAA